From a region of the Castanea sativa cultivar Marrone di Chiusa Pesio chromosome 10, ASM4071231v1 genome:
- the LOC142613550 gene encoding la protein 1 gives MATHSLDEETAKKVLRQVEFYFSDSNLPRDNFLKKTISENEDGLVDLALICSFSRMRGHLNLGNMKPDEVPEDTVKAVAETLKTSTCLKLSEDGKKVGRTTELLKPEDVIEQLDIKTIAASPLEYDVTREVLETYFNQFAKVNSVRLPRHVGDKKFFCGTALIEFSTEEDAEKVLKQSLVYAGVTLELKPKRDFDIERTRETEEYEKSRSLGVSNRKNNSNAEANYPKGLIVAFTLKSKSNRGSTGKNDTNDTANDVKTISKTDGELDSSENVNTETEKMVADDVSKDEKTPGENIEKDDKENVDENNGLGSEEKEIEDVEESPEAGGDKEGKSSASVYKDDMNVVLREDLKVIFQKFGTVKFIDFKIGEESGYIRFEQPESAQKARAAAVLAEQGGLPVKNFIAILEPVIGDDEKEYWSFLRNNQDRRRDNKGNRGRGGRYNNRGGKHGRSRENDSGTGRPNKAQKVGA, from the exons ATGGCAACGCATTCGTTGGACGAAGAAACTGCGAAGAAAGTTCTCCGACAG GTTGAGTTTTACTTCAGTGATAGCAATCTTCCAAGGGACAATTTTCTCAAGAAAACCATCAGTGAGAACGAAGATGGAT TGGTGGATTTGGCATTGATATGTTCGTTTTCTCGGATGAGAGGTCATCTCAATTTGGGGAACATGAAGCCTGATGAGGTCCCTGAAGATACTGTTAAGGCGGTTGCCGAAACTCTTAAGACTTCTACTTGTCTAAAACTTTCTGAAGATg GGAAAAAGGTGGGTAGGACTACAGAACTTCTAAAGCCAGAAGACGTAATAGAGCAGTTAGACATAAAAACAATAGCTGCATCACCTTTAGAGTACGACGTGACTCGTGAAGTTTTGGAGacatattttaatcaatttgcCAAG GTTAATAGTGTGAGGTTGCCTCGTCACGTTGGAGACAAGAAGTTCTTCTGCGGCACTGCTTTGATCGAATTTTCAACAGAGGAGGATGCTGAAAAGGTTTTGAAGCAAAGTTTGGTTTATGCGGGTGTGACATTAGAACTAAAACCCAA GAGGGATTTTGATATAGAGAGAACTAGAGAGACGGAGGAATATGAGAAGTCTCGTTCCCTTGGGGTTTCAAATCGTAAGAATAATTCAAATGCAGAAGCAAA CTACCCAAAAGGCTTAATTGTTGCATTTACATTGAAGAGCAAGTCAAATCGTGGCTCCACAGGAAAAAATGATACTAATGACACAgccaatgatgttaaaactattagcAAAACAGATGGGGAATTAGATTCCTCAGAAAATGTGAACACAGAAACTGAAAAGATGGTTGCTGATGATGTTAGCAAAGATGAAAAAACCCCTGGAGAGAATATTGAGAAGGATGACAAAGAAAATGTTGATGAAAACAATGGTTTGggaagtgaagaaaaagaaattgaagatgTAGAGGAATCTCCTGAAGCAGGTGGTGATAAAGAAGGGAAATCTTCTGCTTCTGTCTACAAGGATGACATGAACGTTGTTTTGCGTGAGGATCTGAAAGTCATCTTTCAAAAGTTTGGCACAGTCAAG TTCATTGATTTCAAGATTGGAGAAGAGTCGGGATACATTCGGTTTGAACAACCTGAATCAGCTCAGAAAGCTCGTGCTGCCGCTGTCCTTGCTGAACAAGGGGGTCTCCCTGTGAAGAATTTCATTGCCATTCTAGAACCAGTAATTG GCGATGATGAAAAGGAGTACTGGAGCTTTCTCCGTAATAATCAAGATAGGCGGCGGGATAACAAGGGCAACCGAGGAAG GGGAGGAAGATACAATAATAGAGGTGGGAAACATGGCCGCTCTAGAGAAAACGACTCTGGAACAGGTCGGCCAAATAAAGCTCAGAAAGTTGGAGCTTAA
- the LOC142613170 gene encoding uncharacterized protein LOC142613170 — protein sequence MVFYFKARPEAGDYTIFMGLDKFENEELIKYGFPEDIWFHVDKMSSAHVYIRLHKGQTIDDISEGVLEDCVQLVKANSIQGKKVNNIDVVYTPWSNLKKTASMDVGQVGFHNPKMVRTVRVEKRINEIVNRLNRTKVERKPDLKAEREAVNAAERAERKLQLRDKKRREEMERLEKERQSELRSYKGLMVSENMTSNKQIATTSKSLQELEEDFM from the exons ATGGTGTTCTACTTCAAAGCTCGACCAGAGGCTGGCGATTACACTATTTTCATGGGCCTCGACAAGTTCGAGAACGAGGAGCTCATCAAATACGGCTTCCCCGAAGacatttg GTTCCATGTGGATAAAATGTCTTCAGCCCATGTTTATATAAGACTGCACAAAGGTCAGACTATTGATGATATTAGTGAAGGTGTATTGGAGGATTGTGTTCAGCTTGTCAAAGCAAATTCCATCCAAGGCAAA AAGGTGAATAACATTGATGTTGTTTACACACCCTGGTCCAATTTGAAGAAAACTGCTTCTATGGACGTTGGTCAAGTTGGTTTTCACAACCCAAAAATG GTTCGAACTGTGAGAGTGGAGAAGCGGATTAATGAGATAGTTAATAGGTTGAACAGGACAAAAGTGGAAAGGAAACCTGATTTGAAAG CTGAGCGAGAAGCAGTTAATGCAGCGGAACGAGCAGAGAGAAAACTACAGCTGAGAGACAAA AAACGACGCGAGGAGATGGAAAGGCTTGAAAAGGAGAGACAATCAGAGCTAAGAAGCTACAAGGGTTTGATGGTTTCTGAAAACATGACATCTAATAAACAGATTGCAACAACAAGCAAGTCCTTGCAGGAACTGGAAGAAGACTTCATGTAA
- the LOC142613732 gene encoding uncharacterized protein LOC142613732 codes for MNWIQRKIYLYNVTFGLYMLDWWERYLFNTLVIVLMWFVLYNGSRYVTEICKRWGWHIEPDWQNSVAGIHGS; via the exons ATGAACTGGATACAGCGCAAGATCTATCTTTACAATGTCACTTTTGGGCTCTACATGTTGGATTGGTGGGAGCGTTATCTTTTCA ATACGTTGGTGATTGTCTTGATGTGGTTCGTTCTTTACAATGGATCACGATATGTGACTGAGATCTGCAAGAG GTGGGGTTGGCATATTGAACCTGATTGGCAGAATTCAGTGGCCGGAATACATGGGAGTTGA
- the LOC142611721 gene encoding uncharacterized protein LOC142611721, producing MLEGKAVVMDTDMSLEMQAQAMAFASQALDLHEVFDCKSIAAYIKKEFDKMYGSGWQCVVGTSFSCFFTHLKGTFIYYSLETINFLIFKGASSSF from the exons atGTTAGAAGGAAAAGCTGTAGTAATGGATACAGACATGTCATTGGAAATGCAAGCTCAAGCAATGGCTTTTGCTTCCCAAGCTCTTGATCTCCATGAAGTCTTTGATTGCAAAAGTATTGCTGCCTACATAAAGAAG GAGTTTGACAAAATGTATGGCTCTGGGTGGCAATGTGTGGTGGGCACAAGCTTCAGTTGCTTCTTTACCCATCTCAAAGGAACTTTCATATATTATTCACTAGAAACTATCAACTTCCTCATCTTCAAAGGGGCCTCTTCTTCATTCTAA